The window TTTTGCTGCTCATAACATGGTCATTTTAGTCATCTAGTCATTGTCTGCGATCCTTATATGTTCTTATATCATGTACCTTGTACAAGTATCGCAAGAAACAGATCTcaaaaattattcctgaaatatgTGAAGCAATAATATATTTCCTGAAAGAACACATGAAGGTAGGTAACTTACATTTCCACAAATAAATTAATAACTCAGAAAATTTCAACAAACCACATTTATTCATCTTGGTGTTGGTGTTGAACATCATACGTTATTCCACCAGAAAGCTGGCCAATTTTTGCTTCATAAATTAATTTTTGTATGTTAAATTTTAAAGTCTCCTTCACTATGGGGTCATTTATTTGCTTCAACTCCGAAGCAACTAACTCTCCAAATACATCGCACTCATCCCTATTTGCTGTGTGCAACTTTGACATGCGACTTTCCTTGACACATTTCAAAGTCTCTATAGCCGTCGCAAGAAATTCGTTCTCACTCTTCCTTTTAACAGGAGGCTTTATAGGGGTGAGTGCGATTGCAGGACTTGAACGGCTCCCTGTTGCCTCGTCCTCGCCTGCTGTCCCCACGGCACTGGCATCATCGTCTTCTTCCAGGGAAATAGACTGAGTGTCCTCTTCCTGTATAATGAAAAGAAACAGAAACTTCATTTCAGTGTACGCCTATTCATTATAATGCAATCTGTACATGTAGTTTTTACCACTTTCTTTCAGGTAGAGTCGAGTGAGGTATACTGGGCCAAAAAGGAATATggatataatagagtttgagggatgttccatcattcaacacattaaaatatatcgGATACTGACAGAAAAATCAAAGGAAATAGACTCCAACGGACGCGATGATAGATCGAAATTGGACCAAGGAGCTTCAGGAGCAAAGACATCTGATAACCAGATATGCAATGCACGGTTTCCACCATAAGATTTGCACAACAACACTTCCTGAATAAAGACTGCATGTGCTCTTTGTGTgggaacagatgtgaacaatatcACCTCCTTAAGTGCAAAAAAACACAACAAAATCTGTGACTCAGTATATCATAGACTAATATTAGATACACTTTATACTCTTTTGAGTGatccttattactattattaaaatacattatatttattgggcgaagactggtttcgactcccttggagtcatcatcagttcttgttgaatatcaaatcaaggggaatctgataacaatcatcattagggttgcctacatacaaCTCGATTGGCtgacataagacatcataataaaaaattaatacacataatggcgattgtctaaaaacacatcaatgggttgcaaacaGGGGCggtcgtaccttatgtgctgaagtgctgcagcacattgcctacttgaaaaatattatctacaatcaaatacagtgcactgATAGACATCAGCTacagaataggaaattattcaactcctctcacaaccaggtaactacacGTGCGCTCCACACTGGGTGGCTGTGAGATCACAGGTCAGCGAGAATTTCTAAAcgtttagccagaaaccaggaagtctgccttttgcgcatgcatgCCCAACTTTTCCAATATGCTGTGGAAACaaagccaagacatcacttcacagcgattctttgttcgaccacagagaggcagcacttgcattacgacaGATATGAGAATGCAGCAAGTGGCACCCTCTTGACacggcggtagtatttaagaggggatcactcacagcaaacgggaaaacaaaatactctaGAGCTGTTcctgccaggtcttttaataccaaaggggatagaatactaccaacttgcccattccatagccacatttataAATCGATGAACTATGAAAACtgaactttttatgttgtcaaaataaggacatgatactGTGAttgtctttaattaaaaatgtctagtttataaatgtcactagaaaaacataacatgcaattttACATTACaacattgctggttttatttcaatgatgttggtaacatggGGAAGTTCtatcacaccaagtgtttgagttcgtgaatattttgccattgcaggtgcaACTGCGTGTTTCATTATatagttttatatttttttaaatgaggaatgtgtgtatgtgttggggttgtctgtgtgtttgttcagtgtggaaaactcagtggagaccctcttgaaaaccacataccggtatgtttctaaatatttttattttgtggagggcgggatgggttacagcacacaactgactttctgcaccagccgccactatTTTCAAAACATACACCTTGAATTGTAACGTGCACATGGTATGCAATACGTGGAACTTAAAAAAGTACTTAGTTCTGGTTTAAACCGttgtgtgttcatggaacacggaacactggaaacatatgcactggttgaaaatatatacaaatcgacatgaaacacatggtgctttaagaatgttcttggactTGTTGTTCTCGTTTCTAATTAAAGTAGatgaaatatatacacattgaaatgaaatgcacaCAAAGACATAAACTAGTTGGCACTTAAAAAGTTATTGGTTCTGGTTTAAAAATCTGTCGTGTGTTCGTGGAACACGGGAATACACTTGTTTGTCTTGTTTCAAtcgcccaataaatttaatatattttacagtgtgttgaatggtggaacatccctcaaactctattatattagttatacgtcaacatggaaatgaaaatcataacctacgaAAGGAATATGGATTTCGTGTGAAAAGGAATTTTCCTCATTATGTTGGTGCAATTGATTGGAAACATTAAAAAGATCTCTAAAAAAATTGACTGAATTTATGACATAAATCATTCTTGTGAAATCATCTTGCGGGCACCTAACATCATGACAAATTCATCATCAATCTCGTAGACACCAGTGATATTATGAACTTTACTGCAGGGTGGCCAAATTTTATAAGTGGGAGTGAATCTAGAGGGAGGGGAGTTGAGACATACATTAGGCCTATACGATTCACTCCAAAACAATAGATTAAAATTGCACGAAGGCAAGCCAACGCCTAGCAGGCAGAAATTACC is drawn from Anabrus simplex isolate iqAnaSimp1 chromosome 1, ASM4041472v1, whole genome shotgun sequence and contains these coding sequences:
- the LOC137500485 gene encoding uncharacterized protein, with protein sequence MEWNKDITLDLINDIIERPCLWDVSSKEYRDKTKKADSFQELEIMYNCSRECIEKKLASLRSQYSRELQKVQKSRKSWAGADEVYTSKWFAFEAMSRMRGGNVPTKTRTNLLSPEEEDTQSISLEEDDDASAVGTAGEDEATGSRSSPAIALTPIKPPVKRKSENEFLATAIETLKCVKESRMSKLHTANRDECDVFGELVASELKQINDPIVKETLKFNIQKLIYEAKIGQLSGGITYDVQHQHQDE